A single window of Chloracidobacterium thermophilum B DNA harbors:
- a CDS encoding 2,3-bisphosphoglycerate-dependent phosphoglycerate mutase: MPYLVLLRHGESQWNLENRFTGWVDVPLSSKGEEEARAAGAKLAGLTFDHLFTSVLQRAIQTADLVCATAGFTNLPTTRDQALNERHYGDLQGLNKAETARQYGEEQVKIWRRSYDVRPPNGESLADTAARVLPYYEAHILPLLRAGKNVLVVAHGNSLRALVMHLDRLSPAEVLELNIPTGAPLYYELDAEGNVLAKRYL; encoded by the coding sequence ATGCCCTACCTGGTTCTGCTTCGCCACGGGGAGTCCCAGTGGAATCTTGAAAACCGCTTCACCGGCTGGGTGGACGTGCCGCTTTCTTCCAAGGGGGAGGAGGAAGCCCGTGCTGCCGGTGCGAAGCTGGCCGGCCTGACCTTCGACCATCTGTTTACTTCCGTGTTGCAGCGGGCCATTCAGACGGCTGACTTGGTCTGCGCCACTGCCGGTTTTACCAACCTGCCCACCACACGCGATCAGGCGCTCAATGAGCGTCACTACGGGGACTTGCAGGGACTGAACAAGGCAGAAACTGCCCGGCAATACGGTGAAGAGCAGGTCAAAATCTGGCGGCGAAGCTATGACGTGCGCCCGCCGAACGGCGAGAGCCTGGCCGACACGGCGGCGCGCGTGTTGCCCTACTACGAAGCGCATATCCTGCCTTTGCTGCGGGCCGGAAAGAACGTGCTGGTCGTGGCGCACGGCAACAGCCTGCGGGCACTGGTGATGCACCTGGATCGCCTGTCGCCGGCGGAAGTGCTCGAACTCAACATTCCCACCGGTGCGCCGCTTTACTATGAACTGGATGCCGAGGGCAACGTCCTCGCCAAACGCTATCTGTAG
- the tatC gene encoding twin-arginine translocase subunit TatC yields MADEPKIRPDEPFAGPPEEEEAAATMGFLDHLDELRRRVFYVVAFIAIAFIVCWGFADVIYGFLAKPVAEALRASRLAQVRTSAPLPSLSDLPDGAQVTYVFGAGVAIDGLTVPPGTAVPARIARDAQGKRRLETAQTLVIQQRVVPEGFALPSAELLAAAPDPLGQLVVHTVQGAFNLYIKVAFYAAIFFSIPFALYQLYAFVAPGLYRHERAYVYPVLILGTGFFLLGAAFGYYIAFPRACLFLLDTAKDFQPMIEVNEYFDLIITIVLGLGIVFELPTVVFVLARLGLVTAGFLLRIWRLAVMIILVLAAIISPTSDIPNMMIFAVPMLALYFLSVGIAYVFGRPREADASAPAAETGKELRSVG; encoded by the coding sequence ATGGCGGATGAACCAAAAATCAGACCCGACGAGCCTTTTGCCGGGCCGCCTGAAGAAGAGGAAGCTGCCGCCACAATGGGCTTTCTCGACCATCTGGACGAACTCCGGCGGCGGGTGTTCTATGTCGTGGCGTTCATTGCCATTGCCTTCATCGTGTGCTGGGGCTTTGCCGATGTCATCTATGGTTTTCTGGCCAAGCCCGTGGCGGAAGCCCTGCGGGCCTCGCGGCTGGCGCAGGTCAGAACCAGTGCCCCACTGCCAAGCCTGTCTGACTTACCTGATGGCGCCCAGGTGACGTATGTCTTTGGGGCCGGCGTCGCCATTGATGGGCTGACCGTGCCGCCGGGAACGGCCGTGCCAGCGCGAATTGCGCGGGATGCCCAGGGAAAACGCCGCCTGGAAACCGCCCAGACGCTCGTCATCCAGCAGCGGGTCGTGCCGGAGGGCTTTGCCCTGCCTTCGGCGGAACTGCTGGCAGCCGCGCCTGATCCGCTGGGGCAGTTGGTGGTGCATACCGTGCAGGGCGCTTTCAACCTGTATATCAAGGTCGCCTTTTACGCCGCCATTTTCTTTTCCATCCCGTTTGCGCTCTATCAGCTCTATGCCTTTGTTGCGCCCGGACTCTACCGGCACGAGCGCGCCTATGTGTACCCGGTGCTCATCCTGGGAACCGGCTTTTTCCTGCTCGGCGCGGCCTTTGGGTACTACATCGCCTTTCCCCGGGCGTGTCTGTTTCTGTTGGACACGGCCAAGGACTTCCAGCCGATGATTGAAGTCAATGAATACTTCGACCTCATCATCACCATCGTGCTTGGCCTGGGCATTGTCTTTGAGTTACCAACAGTTGTCTTCGTGCTGGCGCGTCTGGGGTTGGTGACGGCCGGGTTTCTGCTCCGCATCTGGCGGTTGGCCGTGATGATCATCCTGGTTCTGGCGGCCATTATCTCGCCAACCTCGGATATTCCCAACATGATGATCTTTGCCGTTCCGATGCTGGCGCTGTACTTCCTGAGTGTGGGGATTGCCTATGTGTTCGGACGGCCGCGTGAAGCGGATGCAAGCGCTCCGGCCGCAGAGACCGGCAAAGAACTTCGTTCCGTAGGATAG
- the hisD gene encoding histidinol dehydrogenase, translating into MQVFRLDEAAGQERLATILRRHTLVADPNVTRTVSDIIQMVREMGDKGLFALTEKFDGVSLSAQNVRVETALLEKLAGQVSAEVRTALRMAAKNIRHFHELQREYTRVMEQADGVQLMHRIQPLDAVGIYVPGGQAAYPSTVLMTAVPAQVAGVPRLVAVTPAKSFLTQPVLAAALIEAGISEVYTVGGAQAIAALAYGTESVPRVAKIVGPGNRYVAEAKRQVYGVVDVDTIAGPSEVVIIADDTADPVLVAADMLAQAEHDELAAAVCVTTSETLAMAVAEQLAYQAATLSRREVVEAALERFGAIFLVASLSEAVRLVNRMAPEHVGVMTAEPERLAEDITFAGAVFIGAASAEAVGDYFAGPSHVLPTGGTARFFSPLGVYDFVRRTNLIRYTMGRLVKTADMITCLAEAEGLDGHARSIRLRMERHSGPLAPTTNPLTESKQNLLAVESPPETASNDEP; encoded by the coding sequence ATGCAGGTTTTTCGGCTCGATGAGGCGGCAGGGCAGGAGCGCCTTGCCACGATTCTCAGGCGTCACACGCTCGTTGCTGACCCGAATGTGACCCGTACGGTATCAGACATCATCCAGATGGTACGGGAGATGGGCGACAAAGGGTTGTTCGCTCTGACCGAGAAGTTCGACGGCGTATCCCTGTCGGCGCAGAACGTGCGCGTCGAAACGGCCCTGCTCGAAAAGCTGGCCGGGCAGGTGTCAGCGGAAGTACGGACGGCGCTGCGGATGGCGGCCAAAAACATTCGCCACTTCCACGAACTCCAGCGCGAATACACACGGGTGATGGAGCAGGCGGATGGCGTCCAGCTCATGCACCGCATCCAGCCGCTGGACGCGGTGGGCATCTATGTGCCCGGTGGACAGGCGGCCTATCCTTCGACGGTTCTGATGACGGCCGTCCCGGCACAGGTCGCGGGCGTCCCCCGGCTGGTGGCCGTCACTCCGGCCAAGTCCTTTCTGACCCAGCCGGTGCTGGCTGCGGCGCTTATCGAGGCCGGCATCAGCGAGGTCTATACCGTTGGCGGTGCGCAGGCGATTGCTGCGCTGGCGTATGGAACCGAGAGCGTTCCACGGGTAGCGAAGATCGTCGGGCCGGGCAACCGGTATGTAGCTGAGGCCAAACGGCAGGTGTACGGCGTGGTGGATGTGGATACCATTGCCGGGCCGAGCGAGGTGGTGATCATTGCCGACGATACGGCCGACCCGGTGCTCGTGGCGGCCGATATGCTGGCCCAGGCCGAGCATGACGAGCTGGCGGCAGCCGTCTGTGTCACCACAAGCGAAACGCTGGCCATGGCCGTAGCTGAGCAGCTTGCCTATCAGGCAGCAACCCTTTCGCGGCGGGAAGTGGTTGAGGCGGCGCTGGAGCGGTTCGGGGCGATTTTCCTGGTGGCGTCCCTGTCTGAGGCCGTCCGGCTCGTCAACCGGATGGCGCCGGAACACGTCGGGGTCATGACCGCTGAGCCAGAGCGTTTGGCTGAGGACATCACCTTTGCCGGCGCGGTTTTCATCGGCGCTGCCTCGGCGGAGGCCGTTGGAGACTACTTTGCCGGGCCGAGCCATGTGCTGCCGACGGGCGGCACGGCGCGCTTTTTCTCCCCGCTGGGCGTGTATGACTTTGTGCGGCGGACAAACCTCATCCGCTACACGATGGGGCGGTTGGTCAAAACGGCCGACATGATAACGTGCTTGGCTGAGGCCGAAGGTCTGGACGGGCATGCGCGCTCGATTCGCCTGCGGATGGAGCGCCACAGCGGCCCCCTAGCCCCGACGACCAATCCACTGACCGAAAGCAAACAGAACCTTCTGGCCGTGGAGTCACCGCCGGAGACTGCCTCGAACGACGAGCCATGA
- the carA gene encoding glutamine-hydrolyzing carbamoyl-phosphate synthase small subunit has translation MEAILALEDGRLFYGRSIGAAGETTGEVVFNTAMTGYQEVLTDPSYAGQLVTMTCPHIGNYGVNPEDVESRQPFVAGFIVRELSSVVSNWRATESLGHYLKRHGIVGIEGIDTRALVRHIRERGAMRGVISTVEREASRLVAKAAGAPGMVGAALAKTVTCTAPYTWPLAAAEDSTEYQRRRWHVVAYDFGVKFNILRHLAALGCRITVVPATTTSEEVLRLQPDGVFLSNGPGDPEPLADIAREVRLLAERLPTFGICLGHQVLALAFGGRTFKLKYGHRGANHPVKNLTTGKVEITSQNHGFAVDPESLPEELEVTHINLNDGTLEGFRHRHLPVFCVQYHPEAAPGPHDAAYLFEAFTALLPVRSAEVAA, from the coding sequence GTGGAAGCCATCCTCGCGCTCGAAGACGGGCGCCTGTTTTACGGAAGAAGCATCGGCGCCGCCGGTGAGACAACGGGTGAAGTCGTGTTCAACACGGCGATGACGGGCTACCAGGAAGTGCTCACCGACCCTTCCTATGCCGGACAGTTGGTAACGATGACCTGTCCGCACATTGGCAACTACGGGGTCAACCCCGAAGATGTGGAGTCACGGCAACCCTTCGTGGCCGGTTTTATCGTGCGGGAACTGTCGTCGGTGGTCAGTAACTGGCGGGCGACGGAGTCGCTGGGCCATTACCTGAAGCGGCATGGGATTGTCGGCATCGAGGGCATTGACACGCGGGCGCTGGTGCGGCACATCCGCGAGCGGGGGGCGATGCGCGGCGTCATCTCCACGGTTGAGCGCGAGGCCTCCCGCCTGGTGGCCAAAGCGGCCGGTGCGCCGGGTATGGTTGGGGCGGCTCTGGCAAAAACCGTGACCTGCACCGCACCCTACACGTGGCCGCTGGCTGCCGCTGAAGACTCCACGGAGTACCAACGACGACGGTGGCATGTCGTTGCGTATGATTTCGGCGTCAAGTTCAACATTCTGCGTCATCTTGCGGCGCTCGGCTGCCGCATCACGGTTGTGCCGGCAACCACCACGTCCGAAGAGGTGTTGCGCCTGCAGCCGGATGGCGTATTTCTCTCGAACGGGCCTGGTGACCCGGAGCCACTCGCCGATATTGCCCGCGAGGTGCGCCTCCTGGCGGAACGCCTGCCCACCTTCGGCATTTGCCTCGGACACCAGGTGCTGGCGCTGGCGTTTGGCGGCAGAACCTTCAAACTCAAGTATGGGCATCGTGGGGCCAACCATCCGGTCAAGAACCTGACGACCGGCAAGGTTGAAATCACCTCGCAGAATCACGGCTTTGCGGTTGACCCGGAAAGTCTGCCGGAGGAACTGGAAGTGACCCATATCAATCTCAACGACGGTACGCTCGAAGGTTTCCGCCATCGCCACCTGCCGGTGTTCTGTGTGCAGTACCACCCGGAGGCTGCGCCGGGACCGCACGATGCGGCGTACCTGTTCGAGGCGTTTACGGCGCTGCTGCCTGTCCGTTCAGCCGAGGTGGCCGCATGA
- a CDS encoding twin-arginine translocase TatA/TatE family subunit: MFGIGTPELIFIFLVGFFIFGPRQLPEIGRRLGEIMAQLRRAADDFKQTWEAEVESERLRLTRDLSSKVKLPDLSVDLAAPSAAEPSAAEAEVVPEVMPAEGSLSRASVRPAAASSAQPPAESFAEALPAAELAEAPPVSPSAASAVVFRPVEAPADVAFPGPVFVPRPGTVEAVETIGYEG; encoded by the coding sequence ATGTTTGGAATCGGCACGCCAGAACTCATCTTCATCTTTCTCGTTGGGTTTTTCATTTTTGGCCCCCGCCAGCTTCCAGAGATTGGTCGTCGGCTGGGAGAAATCATGGCGCAGTTGCGCCGGGCTGCCGACGACTTCAAGCAAACCTGGGAAGCGGAGGTGGAAAGCGAGCGGTTGCGCCTGACCAGGGATTTGTCCTCGAAGGTGAAGCTGCCAGACCTTTCGGTTGACCTTGCCGCCCCGTCTGCGGCCGAGCCGTCTGCGGCCGAGGCTGAAGTCGTGCCGGAAGTCATGCCGGCCGAAGGGTCCCTGTCCCGCGCATCCGTCCGCCCAGCGGCCGCATCGTCAGCCCAGCCGCCCGCTGAGTCCTTTGCCGAGGCATTACCGGCGGCGGAGTTGGCAGAAGCGCCACCAGTCTCCCCCTCTGCGGCTTCGGCTGTGGTCTTCCGGCCCGTGGAAGCTCCGGCGGATGTGGCGTTTCCCGGCCCGGTGTTCGTTCCCCGTCCGGGGACGGTAGAAGCCGTCGAGACCATTGGCTATGAAGGCTAG
- a CDS encoding lysophospholipid acyltransferase family protein, producing MTRWWAGLATLVLRILGWTIRLDTSNLRDLPDPLHGHLPPTTPIIYTFWHNQILAATLFFQRRGIVVMTSQSRDGDIIAEVIRRFGFGAARGSATRGSVTALKAMVKAIRQGADAAFTIDGPKGPRYRAKDGAAMLASLSGAPIQPVCIVTERHWTLNTWDAFRVPKPFTVGHVFYGPPIWVRRGATAEDIAAATARLQAELDTMLHRWETEHPSQCRAAQRRAGAPPSDRRVLDSSPTAAAETASNVETD from the coding sequence ATGACACGGTGGTGGGCCGGACTGGCAACGCTTGTCCTGCGGATTCTGGGGTGGACGATACGCCTGGATACGTCCAACCTGCGCGACCTGCCCGACCCGCTGCACGGCCATCTGCCTCCGACGACACCCATCATCTACACCTTCTGGCACAACCAGATTCTGGCTGCGACGCTGTTTTTTCAGCGACGTGGCATTGTGGTGATGACCTCACAGAGCCGGGATGGGGACATCATTGCCGAGGTCATCCGGCGTTTCGGCTTTGGGGCGGCGCGGGGATCGGCGACGCGGGGCAGCGTGACGGCGCTCAAAGCCATGGTCAAAGCCATTCGGCAGGGAGCCGATGCGGCCTTCACCATTGACGGTCCCAAAGGGCCGCGCTACCGCGCCAAAGATGGGGCGGCGATGCTGGCCAGCTTGAGTGGCGCGCCCATCCAGCCGGTCTGTATCGTGACGGAACGCCACTGGACGCTGAACACCTGGGATGCCTTCCGGGTTCCCAAGCCCTTCACGGTCGGGCATGTGTTTTACGGGCCACCGATTTGGGTGCGGCGGGGCGCAACGGCAGAAGACATTGCCGCCGCAACGGCCCGGTTGCAGGCAGAGCTGGACACCATGCTGCACCGGTGGGAAACAGAACATCCCTCACAATGCAGGGCCGCACAACGCAGGGCAGGCGCACCGCCCTCTGACCGGCGCGTGCTAGACTCATCCCCAACCGCTGCGGCGGAAACAGCCTCAAACGTGGAGACGGATTGA
- the trxB gene encoding thioredoxin-disulfide reductase, producing MTSQHRRVIIIGSGPAGFTAAIYAARANLKPLLFEGEGPENIPGGQLMITTDVDNYPGFQHGILGPELMANMRAQALRFETEILTRNVTAVDFKTRPFRVWSRDDEYTADAVIVSSGASAKWLGLPSEEHLKGYGVSACATCDGFFFKDREVAVVGGGDTAVEEATFLTKYATKVTLIHRRRELRASKIMQARAFANPKITFLWETVVEEVYGQRETGVTGLRLRNLKTDEVFDYKCDGLFVAIGHQPNTSLFVGQLELNPQGYILTKPGSTHTSVPGVFAAGDVQDFTYRQAVTAAGTGCMAAIDAERWLEEQAHAAH from the coding sequence GTGACAAGTCAGCATCGCAGAGTCATCATCATTGGCTCGGGGCCGGCCGGTTTTACAGCCGCCATCTATGCCGCGCGAGCCAACCTGAAGCCGTTGCTTTTTGAAGGCGAGGGCCCGGAAAACATCCCCGGCGGGCAACTGATGATTACGACCGATGTGGACAACTATCCCGGCTTTCAGCACGGCATCCTGGGCCCGGAGCTGATGGCCAACATGCGCGCCCAGGCTTTGCGCTTTGAGACGGAAATCCTGACGCGCAACGTAACGGCCGTGGATTTCAAAACCCGCCCCTTCCGGGTCTGGTCGCGGGATGACGAATACACAGCCGATGCCGTCATCGTTTCCTCTGGCGCCTCCGCCAAGTGGCTGGGGCTGCCGTCGGAAGAACATCTCAAAGGTTACGGCGTTTCCGCCTGTGCCACCTGCGATGGCTTTTTCTTCAAGGATCGCGAAGTCGCCGTTGTGGGCGGCGGCGATACGGCCGTTGAGGAAGCGACCTTCCTGACGAAATACGCCACGAAGGTGACACTCATTCACCGGCGGCGTGAGCTGCGCGCCTCGAAAATCATGCAGGCGCGGGCCTTTGCCAATCCCAAGATCACCTTTCTCTGGGAGACCGTTGTGGAAGAAGTGTACGGGCAGCGGGAAACGGGCGTGACCGGTCTCCGGCTACGTAACCTGAAGACCGACGAAGTGTTCGATTACAAATGCGACGGACTGTTTGTCGCCATCGGCCATCAGCCGAACACGTCCCTGTTTGTCGGGCAGCTCGAACTCAATCCACAGGGCTACATCCTGACAAAACCCGGCTCGACCCATACCAGCGTGCCGGGCGTTTTTGCGGCCGGCGACGTACAGGACTTTACCTATCGCCAGGCAGTGACGGCCGCCGGCACGGGGTGTATGGCTGCCATTGACGCCGAGCGGTGGCTCGAAGAGCAGGCTCACGCGGCCCACTAG
- a CDS encoding 3D domain-containing protein has translation MSLRASGETVRRGLRFFSFKPLFTFILVLLSMAGNLAARAQQGRPTPTSPQTPQPDEASQTSSPSTPSAELTLDLPATPPLLGSFFLRNAEPSPQAVPFVATAYSLKGRTASGEYVRPGIVAADPRVLPLGSVVKVHAGQYSGVYHVKDTGGRIRGRHIDIYIPSTRDAIRFGRRTVRVEVIRTGRPQRTRLGTR, from the coding sequence ATGAGCTTACGTGCATCAGGTGAAACGGTACGTCGGGGGCTGCGTTTCTTTTCATTCAAGCCCTTGTTCACCTTTATCCTCGTCCTGCTGTCCATGGCCGGCAATCTGGCTGCCCGCGCCCAGCAGGGCCGCCCGACCCCGACCTCGCCCCAGACACCACAGCCGGACGAAGCATCACAGACCTCATCACCTTCAACCCCATCCGCTGAGTTGACCCTCGACCTGCCCGCCACACCACCACTGCTCGGTTCTTTTTTCCTGCGCAACGCTGAACCTTCCCCGCAGGCCGTTCCGTTTGTCGCCACGGCCTACAGCCTGAAAGGACGCACGGCGTCGGGGGAATACGTCCGGCCCGGCATTGTCGCGGCTGACCCCCGCGTGTTGCCGCTCGGCTCGGTCGTCAAGGTTCACGCCGGGCAGTATTCCGGTGTCTATCACGTCAAAGATACCGGCGGCCGCATTCGGGGACGCCACATTGACATCTACATACCCTCCACCCGCGATGCCATCCGCTTTGGGCGGCGCACTGTCCGGGTGGAAGTCATCCGTACTGGACGGCCACAGCGCACCAGACTGGGAACGCGGTAG
- a CDS encoding exo-beta-N-acetylmuramidase NamZ family protein yields the protein MQTGLDRLFTHHLDLLRDRRVGLICSPASVDVIYRHAADLFAACPDVHLTALFGPQHGFRGETQDNMIEWEGWPRDPRLGVPVFSLYGQTRQPTPEMLAEVDILVFDVPDVGTRVYTFIWTMALAMQAAQAQGIPFVVLDRPNPIGGLDIEGAVLEREWASFVGMYPIPMRHAMTVGELARMFNATEGIGCELYVVPMEGWSRPQWFDTTWLPWVMPSPNMPTLDTATVYPGMVLLEGTTLSEGRGTTRPFEIFGAPFIDPYELAAALEPLQLPGVHFRPLWFQPTFNKFAGQVCGGLQLHVQNRNTFRSYRTAVEILKAVRRLYPQERLWREPPYEYVFDRLPFDVIAGQARLRAAIEADADWADIAAADEPALEDFRRRRTAYLLY from the coding sequence ATGCAGACCGGACTTGACCGCCTGTTCACCCACCACCTCGACCTGCTCCGCGACCGCCGCGTAGGACTCATCTGCAGCCCGGCTTCGGTGGATGTCATCTACCGCCACGCGGCTGACCTGTTTGCCGCCTGCCCGGATGTTCATCTGACGGCGCTGTTCGGCCCGCAGCATGGGTTTCGGGGCGAGACGCAAGACAACATGATCGAATGGGAAGGCTGGCCGCGTGATCCACGGCTGGGCGTCCCGGTGTTCAGCCTCTACGGGCAGACGCGCCAGCCAACCCCGGAGATGCTGGCCGAGGTGGACATTCTCGTGTTCGACGTGCCGGATGTCGGCACGCGCGTCTATACCTTCATCTGGACGATGGCGCTGGCGATGCAGGCGGCCCAGGCGCAGGGCATTCCGTTTGTCGTGCTGGACCGCCCCAACCCGATTGGCGGTCTCGACATCGAGGGGGCCGTTCTCGAACGTGAATGGGCATCCTTCGTCGGGATGTACCCCATCCCGATGCGGCACGCGATGACGGTCGGCGAACTGGCGCGCATGTTCAATGCCACCGAGGGTATTGGCTGCGAACTGTATGTCGTTCCCATGGAAGGCTGGTCACGGCCGCAGTGGTTTGACACCACCTGGCTGCCGTGGGTGATGCCTTCCCCGAACATGCCGACGCTCGATACCGCCACCGTCTATCCCGGCATGGTGCTGCTCGAAGGCACGACGCTTTCCGAAGGACGCGGCACGACGCGCCCGTTTGAAATCTTCGGCGCACCGTTCATTGACCCCTATGAACTGGCAGCCGCGCTCGAACCGCTCCAGTTGCCGGGAGTCCACTTCCGGCCGCTCTGGTTTCAGCCAACGTTCAACAAGTTTGCCGGACAGGTGTGCGGCGGGCTTCAGCTTCACGTACAGAACCGCAACACATTTCGCTCGTACCGCACGGCCGTCGAAATTCTCAAGGCTGTCCGACGCCTGTATCCACAGGAACGCCTGTGGCGTGAGCCGCCTTACGAATACGTCTTTGACCGGCTTCCCTTCGATGTCATTGCCGGACAGGCGCGGCTGCGGGCTGCCATTGAAGCCGATGCCGACTGGGCTGATATTGCCGCAGCAGACGAACCGGCCCTGGAAGACTTCCGCCGCCGCCGCACCGCCTATCTGCTCTATTAG
- a CDS encoding enoyl-CoA hydratase/isomerase family protein, with translation MYENLLIEKHERIAVLTVNRPNKLNALNIATRNEILAALDALQSDAEVRVLVITGAGDKAFIAGADIGEFAGQTALSQREVMTQRRAFDAMETFPKPVIAMINGFCLGGGLELALSCDIRVASEQAKLGQPEINLGVIPGGGGTQRLTRLVGEGKAMEMILTGEMITAAEAHALGLVNHVFAHAELREKTMALAAKIAEKSPVALRMAKEAVKTAARSGLDEGLRREVDLFALCFASEDKEEGVRAFLEKRKPNFVGR, from the coding sequence ATGTACGAAAATCTGCTTATCGAAAAACACGAGCGCATTGCCGTGCTGACGGTCAATCGGCCGAACAAGCTCAACGCGCTCAACATTGCAACGCGAAACGAAATTCTGGCGGCGCTCGATGCCCTCCAGTCAGATGCGGAGGTGCGGGTACTGGTCATCACCGGCGCCGGAGACAAGGCCTTCATTGCCGGGGCGGATATTGGGGAGTTTGCCGGGCAGACGGCACTCAGCCAGCGGGAAGTCATGACCCAGCGCCGGGCGTTTGATGCCATGGAAACCTTCCCCAAGCCGGTCATCGCCATGATCAACGGCTTCTGCCTGGGCGGAGGGCTGGAACTGGCCCTGTCGTGTGACATCCGGGTGGCCAGCGAACAGGCGAAGCTGGGACAGCCCGAAATCAACCTGGGAGTCATTCCCGGCGGTGGCGGAACCCAGCGCCTGACCCGCCTTGTCGGGGAAGGCAAGGCCATGGAAATGATCCTCACCGGGGAGATGATCACGGCGGCAGAGGCGCACGCTTTGGGGCTGGTCAACCACGTTTTTGCCCACGCGGAGCTGCGTGAGAAAACCATGGCGCTGGCCGCCAAAATTGCCGAGAAAAGCCCGGTAGCGCTCCGCATGGCCAAAGAGGCGGTCAAAACTGCGGCCCGCTCCGGCCTGGACGAAGGGCTACGCCGGGAAGTGGATTTGTTTGCCCTGTGTTTTGCCAGCGAGGACAAGGAGGAAGGCGTACGCGCTTTTCTTGAAAAACGGAAACCCAACTTCGTCGGGCGCTGA